From Rhodococcus sp. B7740, one genomic window encodes:
- a CDS encoding class I SAM-dependent methyltransferase codes for MPDESLFDALRREPDAEAPNLHAVDAADRLVLDTVDELTGIDRTRPIAVIGDRYGALTLGAASVGFSAIRVHQDAVTGVRALELNAARVSMAGTYTQHALGAELLDGVGVVLMQLPRGLAELTEIAEHIAAHASSDVVVLAGGRDKHMTPAMNDVLRKSFETVTAGRGRQKARVLTARGAVASGMTYPVSKRIADLDLTVVAHGAVFAGAGLDIGTRYLLEFVPKMLPRARVAVDLGCGTGILATELARTRPDLEVIATDRSSAAIASAAATAEANGTRVSVLADDAMSTVESESVDLVVCNPPFHEGAAVHTGGASKLFAAAGRVLRPGGQLWTVFNTHLNYRRELADAVGPTDLMGRNGKFTVARSVRPSEQR; via the coding sequence GTGCCCGATGAATCCCTGTTCGACGCCCTTCGTCGCGAGCCCGACGCCGAGGCACCCAACCTTCACGCCGTCGACGCCGCGGACCGCCTCGTCCTCGATACCGTCGACGAACTGACCGGAATCGACAGGACCAGGCCGATCGCGGTGATCGGCGACCGGTACGGAGCCCTGACCCTCGGGGCCGCCTCTGTCGGTTTCTCCGCGATACGCGTGCATCAGGACGCCGTCACCGGAGTGCGCGCGCTCGAGCTGAACGCCGCGCGGGTCTCGATGGCCGGGACCTACACCCAGCACGCGCTCGGTGCCGAACTTCTCGACGGCGTCGGCGTGGTGCTGATGCAGTTGCCGCGAGGTCTGGCCGAACTCACCGAGATCGCCGAGCACATCGCCGCACACGCATCGTCGGACGTCGTCGTCCTCGCGGGGGGACGAGACAAGCACATGACCCCGGCGATGAACGACGTCCTGCGGAAGTCGTTCGAGACGGTGACGGCCGGCCGCGGACGACAGAAGGCCCGAGTGCTCACCGCACGTGGGGCTGTGGCGTCGGGAATGACGTATCCGGTGAGCAAGAGGATCGCCGACCTGGACTTGACGGTGGTGGCGCACGGGGCAGTGTTCGCGGGTGCGGGCCTCGACATCGGGACCAGGTATCTGCTCGAGTTCGTTCCGAAGATGCTCCCGCGAGCTCGGGTTGCCGTCGACTTGGGCTGTGGCACAGGAATTCTCGCCACCGAGCTGGCGCGCACCAGGCCCGACCTCGAGGTGATCGCCACCGACCGCTCGTCCGCAGCGATTGCATCGGCGGCGGCCACGGCCGAGGCCAACGGGACGCGTGTGTCGGTGCTCGCCGACGATGCGATGTCCACGGTCGAATCGGAGTCGGTCGATCTGGTGGTGTGCAACCCGCCGTTCCACGAGGGTGCTGCGGTGCACACGGGCGGCGCGAGCAAGTTGTTCGCGGCGGCGGGCCGCGTGCTGAGGCCGGGAGGACAACTGTGGACGGTGTTCAACACCCATCTGAACTATCGGCGCGAACTGGCCGACGCCGTCGGCCCCACCGACCTGATGGGGCGCAACGGCAAATTCACCGTTGCTCGCTCGGTGCGTCCGAGCGAGCAACGGTAG
- a CDS encoding tyrosine-protein phosphatase: MPDAPIHDQFALDGAWNFRDLGGARTTEGATVRHGLFYRASELSALSESGQRSVGDLGIRTVFDFRSGSEIDRSGADRVPPGVESISVPFEIVRGVRAPHEAPMQDERSQVEYMMRAYASFSALDGASHAIKRVVDAIVEGRGGVLVHCAAGKDRAGWTVATVLRAAGVSEDDIVADYLRSNDGIEPLLAHVRRTWVGAADTEVRPTEAILGVRASYLEHGLDVMKSTHGSFDGYLTHLGIDRDLRHRLTAALVNA, translated from the coding sequence ATGCCCGACGCCCCGATACACGATCAATTCGCCCTCGACGGGGCCTGGAACTTCCGTGATCTCGGCGGTGCGCGCACCACGGAAGGGGCGACGGTTCGGCATGGATTGTTCTATCGCGCTTCCGAATTGAGCGCGCTGTCCGAGAGCGGTCAGCGTTCTGTCGGTGACCTCGGGATCCGCACGGTGTTCGATTTTCGTAGCGGTTCGGAGATCGATCGCAGTGGCGCGGACCGAGTTCCGCCGGGCGTCGAGTCGATCTCGGTTCCCTTCGAGATCGTTCGAGGAGTGCGCGCCCCCCACGAAGCTCCCATGCAGGACGAGCGGAGCCAAGTCGAGTACATGATGCGGGCGTACGCGTCCTTCTCGGCTCTCGACGGGGCATCGCATGCGATCAAGCGGGTGGTCGACGCGATCGTCGAGGGGCGCGGTGGCGTCCTGGTGCACTGCGCAGCGGGCAAGGATCGGGCCGGGTGGACCGTCGCGACGGTGTTGCGGGCGGCCGGTGTCAGCGAGGACGACATCGTCGCGGACTACTTACGCAGCAACGACGGGATCGAGCCCCTACTCGCTCACGTGCGCCGAACCTGGGTGGGGGCGGCCGACACGGAGGTCCGACCCACCGAGGCGATACTGGGTGTTCGCGCGTCCTACCTGGAGCACGGGCTGGACGTCATGAAGTCGACGCACGGATCGTTCGACGGGTACCTGACGCACCTGGGTATCGATCGGGACCTCCGGCATCGCCTGACCGCCGCCCTCGTGAACGCCTGA
- a CDS encoding NAD(P)/FAD-dependent oxidoreductase: MTTSERQRNSTDVIVIGGGIGGVSLGYELASDRRVTLLERESTLAFHTTGRSAALFLETYGNSTIRALTTASRAFLVDPPEHFRTELLAPRPLLQFAAIGRGDALEAMYADVSRLTPDARLVTPTDARTLFPPLRPDLIDCALYEPHSMEVDVHALHQGFVRGLRDRGGQVHTGTGVTQLGRVDGLWHVHTTDGSVHTAPLVVDAAGAWADVVGGMAGADPIGLVPMRRSVFMIAAPDDLDTANLATLSDMDEKFYIKPEGAQLLCSPADETPTEPSDARPDELEIARAFDDIAEATTLTGRHLRSSWAGLRSFVPDRTPVVGFDPSIEGFFWCAGQGGYGIQTCAALARVGAAIVRGEPLPIDVTARGLRAEDLAPQRFG, translated from the coding sequence ATGACCACGTCCGAGCGGCAACGGAACTCCACCGACGTCATCGTGATCGGCGGCGGAATCGGGGGTGTCTCGCTCGGCTACGAACTCGCGAGCGACCGACGCGTCACACTGCTCGAGCGCGAATCGACCCTGGCCTTCCACACCACCGGACGTTCGGCCGCCCTGTTCCTGGAAACCTACGGCAACAGCACCATTCGGGCCCTGACGACGGCCAGCCGGGCCTTTCTGGTCGACCCGCCGGAGCACTTCCGAACCGAGCTGCTGGCCCCGCGTCCGCTGTTGCAGTTCGCGGCCATCGGGCGAGGCGACGCGCTCGAGGCAATGTATGCGGACGTCAGCCGACTGACACCCGACGCCCGATTGGTCACCCCGACCGACGCGCGCACACTCTTTCCGCCACTGCGCCCCGACCTGATCGATTGTGCACTCTACGAACCACATTCGATGGAGGTCGACGTCCACGCGCTGCACCAGGGTTTCGTACGGGGGTTGCGCGATCGAGGTGGACAGGTCCACACCGGGACAGGCGTGACGCAGCTCGGACGCGTCGACGGATTGTGGCACGTGCACACCACGGACGGGTCGGTCCACACTGCTCCCCTCGTCGTCGACGCAGCAGGCGCGTGGGCGGACGTCGTGGGCGGCATGGCGGGTGCCGATCCGATCGGACTCGTCCCGATGCGTCGGTCGGTGTTCATGATCGCCGCGCCCGACGATCTCGACACCGCGAATCTGGCGACGTTGAGCGATATGGACGAGAAGTTCTACATCAAACCCGAAGGCGCACAACTCTTGTGCTCCCCTGCAGACGAGACACCCACCGAGCCGAGTGACGCGCGCCCCGACGAGTTGGAGATCGCGCGGGCGTTCGACGACATCGCCGAGGCCACCACACTGACGGGCCGGCATCTGCGCTCGTCCTGGGCGGGTCTGCGCAGTTTCGTTCCCGATCGCACCCCGGTCGTGGGCTTCGACCCGAGCATCGAAGGCTTCTTCTGGTGCGCCGGTCAGGGTGGGTACGGAATCCAGACCTGTGCGGCACTGGCACGAGTCGGCGCGGCAATCGTTCGCGGAGAACCGCTTCCGATCGACGTGACTGCGCGCGGACTGCGGGCGGAAGACTTGGCTCCGCAGCGCTTCGGGTGA
- a CDS encoding peroxiredoxin — translation MRIGHTAPDFELPDHSGELRALTDLTASGPVVLFFYPAANSPICTAEACHFRDLGTEFERFGAQRVGISTDTRDRNQHFALQRSFDYPLLSDSDGAVAEQFGVRRGGWFTRRRRLRELERGRAHAANRGYLRQLLSVKRTTFVIDRNRVVRMVVQSERGHVHATKALEYLRYLS, via the coding sequence ATGCGTATCGGACATACCGCCCCGGATTTCGAGCTACCGGACCATTCCGGGGAACTGCGTGCGCTGACCGACCTGACTGCGTCGGGCCCGGTCGTACTGTTCTTCTACCCGGCGGCCAACAGCCCCATCTGCACGGCCGAAGCGTGTCATTTCAGGGACTTGGGTACGGAATTCGAGAGATTCGGCGCGCAACGGGTCGGCATCAGTACCGACACCCGAGATCGCAACCAGCATTTCGCGCTGCAGAGGTCGTTCGACTATCCGTTGCTGTCCGACTCCGACGGTGCGGTGGCCGAGCAGTTCGGAGTGCGACGAGGCGGGTGGTTCACCCGGCGGCGTCGGCTTCGTGAGCTCGAACGCGGGCGGGCGCATGCAGCCAACCGTGGGTATCTGCGGCAGCTACTGTCCGTGAAGCGGACGACATTCGTGATCGATCGGAACCGAGTGGTGCGGATGGTGGTGCAGAGCGAACGCGGTCACGTACATGCGACCAAGGCGTTGGAGTACCTGCGCTACCTGTCGTGA
- a CDS encoding antibiotic biosynthesis monooxygenase — MTTTDTLDHVTTSVARRVRQGYEADFVEWTDRGMDIVRTFPGFLGGGWLRSSGDSNDYHVVYRFETHAELDAWLRSNARRTWLGTGRPIADDVATHRLSGVEGWFEPQSNLTDAVRVIGGPPPRWKQAVSIGVAFYAVSLLVNIVVTPHLTDLNVALRTALVVLMCTPLMVYVVMPFVTARLRRWLVPRS, encoded by the coding sequence ATGACCACGACCGACACGCTCGATCACGTCACGACCTCGGTCGCGCGACGCGTTCGTCAGGGATACGAAGCCGACTTCGTGGAGTGGACCGATCGCGGGATGGACATCGTCCGAACCTTTCCCGGATTTCTCGGTGGCGGTTGGCTGCGCAGTTCCGGCGATTCCAACGACTACCACGTGGTGTATCGCTTCGAGACACACGCCGAACTCGACGCCTGGCTGCGCTCGAATGCCAGGCGCACCTGGCTCGGCACCGGCCGTCCCATCGCCGACGACGTCGCGACACATCGACTCTCCGGTGTGGAGGGATGGTTCGAGCCGCAGTCCAACCTCACCGACGCCGTCCGGGTGATCGGTGGTCCGCCGCCGCGGTGGAAGCAGGCGGTCTCGATCGGGGTTGCCTTCTACGCCGTCAGTCTGCTCGTCAACATCGTTGTGACGCCACACCTGACCGACCTGAACGTGGCCCTGCGTACCGCGCTGGTAGTGCTGATGTGCACGCCGCTGATGGTGTACGTGGTGATGCCGTTCGTCACTGCCCGGCTGCGTCGCTGGCTGGTACCGCGCTCGTAG
- a CDS encoding thiamine pyrophosphate-dependent enzyme: MAEAIDAHFLDRIRVAATSGPELADPDRVLRYFDAQLASRHLDFAARWLQSTGFGYYTIGSSGHESNAAVGAATTVTDPALLHYRSGGFHAARAQQHLGSNPIHDVLAGLVASTRDPISRGRHKVFGHPDLGIVPQTSTIGSQVPRAVGLAFALGRAKALRHRTPWPEDAIVVCSFGDASANHSTTVGALNSAAYCAHQSIPMPILLVCEDNGIGISTRSPRGWIERSLSRFPSIEYVRADGTDPVALMRTVDAAVAAVRSGRRPVMVHLETVRLMGHAGSDAELAYRTNADIVGDYARDPLLACARALIGAGVLSAADVEGRYEAMRETVMSEAEAMVESLRSGASSRLATAEAVMAPLTERRPIAVAATEQSLRPAQSGPRLTLAAMINRTLTDIMAARPEVLVFGEDVAVKGGVYGVTKGLRKKYGAARVFDTLLDEQTVLGTALGAALAGFVPIPEIQYLAYLHNAEDQLRGEAASLEFFSDSQFSNGMVVRIAGLAYQRGFGGHFHNDNAVAVLRDVPGIVVAVPSSAAEAAALLRTCVALAVEEGRVCVFLEPIALYHRVDLDDGDGELRCADDASAEFATTAIHSDGDDLAIVTFGNGVVMSRRAASRLRERGIGATIVDLRWIVPLPVDDLLRRLDGFDRVLIADETRHDGGVGEGVVTALVEGGYAGTVRRVASKNSFVPLGAAADLVLLSEDEIVSAALEMVESD, translated from the coding sequence GTGGCGGAAGCGATCGACGCGCATTTCCTGGACCGGATTCGGGTCGCGGCGACGAGCGGACCGGAGCTCGCCGATCCGGATCGTGTGCTGAGGTACTTCGATGCGCAGCTCGCCAGTCGGCACCTGGACTTCGCAGCCCGCTGGTTGCAATCGACGGGCTTCGGCTACTACACCATCGGATCGTCCGGGCACGAGTCGAATGCAGCCGTCGGTGCCGCGACGACGGTCACCGACCCGGCACTGCTGCACTACCGCTCCGGCGGCTTCCATGCCGCACGCGCACAACAGCATTTGGGGTCGAATCCGATCCACGACGTGCTGGCCGGCTTGGTCGCCTCCACCCGCGACCCCATCTCCCGCGGGCGGCACAAGGTGTTCGGGCACCCCGATCTGGGCATCGTGCCGCAGACGTCCACCATCGGGTCGCAGGTCCCGCGCGCGGTCGGTCTGGCATTCGCGCTGGGGCGCGCGAAGGCGCTGCGCCACCGAACGCCATGGCCCGAGGACGCCATCGTGGTGTGCAGCTTCGGCGATGCCTCCGCCAATCATTCGACGACGGTGGGTGCGCTCAATTCGGCTGCATACTGTGCCCACCAGTCGATTCCGATGCCGATCCTCCTCGTCTGCGAGGACAACGGCATCGGAATCAGTACCCGGTCACCGCGGGGCTGGATCGAGCGGTCGCTCAGCCGATTTCCGTCGATCGAGTACGTGCGAGCCGACGGGACCGACCCGGTCGCGCTGATGCGAACCGTGGACGCCGCTGTCGCCGCGGTGCGGTCGGGGCGTCGGCCGGTGATGGTGCATCTCGAGACGGTGCGGTTGATGGGCCACGCCGGATCCGACGCCGAGCTTGCGTACCGCACCAATGCGGACATCGTCGGCGACTATGCACGAGATCCGTTGCTCGCCTGCGCACGTGCGCTGATCGGGGCCGGTGTGCTCTCGGCAGCCGACGTCGAGGGCCGCTACGAGGCAATGCGCGAGACCGTGATGAGCGAGGCCGAGGCGATGGTCGAGTCGCTGCGGTCCGGGGCGTCGTCGCGCCTGGCCACCGCCGAGGCGGTGATGGCTCCGCTCACCGAACGGAGACCGATCGCGGTGGCCGCGACCGAGCAGAGCCTGCGACCGGCACAGAGCGGGCCGCGGCTGACGCTCGCCGCCATGATCAACAGGACGCTCACCGACATCATGGCGGCGCGGCCGGAGGTCCTGGTGTTCGGGGAGGACGTGGCCGTCAAGGGCGGCGTCTACGGAGTCACGAAGGGTTTGCGCAAGAAGTACGGCGCAGCAAGGGTTTTCGACACGCTTCTCGACGAGCAGACGGTGCTCGGCACCGCCCTCGGTGCTGCGCTGGCAGGATTCGTCCCGATACCCGAGATTCAGTATCTGGCGTACCTGCACAATGCCGAGGATCAGCTGCGCGGTGAGGCCGCGTCGCTCGAGTTCTTCTCCGATTCGCAGTTCAGCAACGGGATGGTCGTGCGCATCGCCGGTCTGGCGTATCAGCGCGGTTTCGGCGGGCACTTTCACAACGACAACGCGGTAGCGGTTCTGCGTGATGTTCCGGGCATCGTCGTGGCGGTTCCGAGTTCCGCGGCCGAGGCCGCCGCGCTGCTGCGGACGTGTGTCGCGCTGGCCGTGGAGGAGGGACGGGTCTGCGTCTTTCTGGAGCCGATAGCGCTGTACCACCGCGTCGATCTGGACGACGGCGACGGAGAGTTGCGGTGCGCCGACGACGCGTCCGCCGAGTTCGCCACCACCGCAATCCATTCGGACGGTGACGATCTGGCCATCGTCACCTTCGGTAACGGGGTGGTGATGAGCAGGCGTGCGGCATCGAGGTTGCGTGAGCGAGGGATCGGCGCGACGATCGTCGATCTGCGCTGGATCGTTCCGCTGCCGGTCGACGACCTTCTGCGCCGGCTCGACGGCTTCGATCGCGTGTTGATCGCGGACGAGACCCGACACGACGGGGGAGTGGGAGAAGGCGTCGTGACGGCTCTCGTCGAGGGTGGCTACGCGGGTACGGTCCGCCGAGTGGCGAGCAAGAATTCGTTCGTACCGCTGGGCGCCGCAGCCGATCTCGTCCTCCTGTCGGAAGACGAGATCGTCTCTGCGGCGTTGGAGATGGTCGAATCGGATTGA
- a CDS encoding Lrp/AsnC family transcriptional regulator, giving the protein MAQMEYELDDVDRRIVTELSRDGRMSMRALAEATHISRAHAYVRVDRLVDEGVIEGFTARIAYEKAGFGASAYVALSIRQDSWRAVADDLSTFPFVEHVSLMGGDFDALVLVRAPDTSALRHLVLDKLQGLDGILSTRTWLIFDEAIGPGAQWTAETTNGSNP; this is encoded by the coding sequence ATGGCACAGATGGAATACGAGCTCGACGATGTGGACCGACGTATCGTCACCGAGCTCAGCCGTGACGGCCGAATGTCCATGCGCGCCCTGGCCGAGGCCACCCACATCTCGCGAGCACACGCCTACGTGCGCGTCGACCGTCTCGTCGACGAAGGGGTCATCGAGGGATTCACCGCACGCATCGCCTACGAGAAAGCGGGGTTCGGCGCGTCGGCGTACGTGGCGTTGTCCATTCGGCAGGATTCCTGGCGCGCCGTCGCCGACGATCTGAGCACCTTCCCCTTCGTCGAACACGTCAGCCTCATGGGCGGCGACTTCGACGCCCTCGTTCTGGTGCGAGCTCCGGACACCTCGGCGCTACGACACCTGGTGCTCGACAAACTGCAGGGACTCGACGGGATACTGTCGACGCGAACCTGGCTGATCTTCGACGAGGCGATCGGACCCGGCGCGCAGTGGACCGCAGAGACAACGAACGGGAGCAATCCATGA
- a CDS encoding TetR/AcrR family transcriptional regulator codes for MSEHVPDLRERRRRETQLEITRAALELFETQGCAATTVDQIARRAGVSPSTFFRSFASKEESVLGLAPEFELDIDAWLASTAPANITLAAIEALYERSVERLSAAPHEARDRLLRTRRLIGRDDHLRSAAFATDAMTLCRVTDSVAAKLDGHESRSYARLLIEGAGMAMRIAFDDWAERIDAGQDADLVDIYRTTLRDLRRVVAG; via the coding sequence ATGAGCGAGCACGTGCCGGACCTGCGAGAGCGACGTCGCCGGGAAACCCAGCTCGAGATCACCCGTGCCGCGCTCGAACTGTTCGAGACGCAGGGTTGCGCAGCAACGACGGTCGACCAAATCGCACGTCGGGCCGGAGTATCACCCAGCACGTTCTTTCGCAGCTTCGCATCCAAGGAAGAGTCGGTTCTCGGGCTCGCCCCGGAGTTCGAACTCGACATCGACGCCTGGCTGGCATCGACGGCCCCCGCGAACATCACCCTTGCAGCTATCGAAGCACTGTACGAGCGATCCGTCGAACGATTATCCGCGGCACCGCACGAAGCGCGAGATCGACTACTGCGTACCCGACGGCTGATCGGGCGCGACGATCACCTGCGGTCCGCCGCCTTCGCGACCGACGCCATGACGCTGTGTCGCGTCACCGACTCGGTGGCCGCCAAGCTCGATGGCCACGAATCACGTTCGTACGCACGATTGCTGATCGAGGGTGCCGGGATGGCCATGCGAATCGCCTTCGACGACTGGGCCGAGCGCATCGATGCCGGGCAGGACGCCGACCTGGTGGACATCTACCGAACCACGCTGCGCGATCTACGACGCGTAGTCGCCGGATGA
- a CDS encoding MDR family MFS transporter produces the protein MTTPETDHAPDAQLAPGSKLLIGILVIAAFVMILNETIMSVALPTLMVDLSITATTAQWLTTGFLLTMAVVIPITGYLFQRFTLRQVFVAAMTLFTVGTLLAASAPGFELLLLGRITQASGTAIMLPLLMTTVLTVVPAHKRGAMMGIISIVIAVAPAVGPTISGVILDSLNWRWMFWLVLPIALIAFAIGTTLVKNVTQTGRPSFDPPSVVLSALAFGGIVYGLSSLGHSAEESVVPVWLPLAVGVIALLVFVLRQISRQDRGGALLDMRPFRTTTFSIGLGMIAISMMALFGALILLPMYLQNVRGLDTLDTGLMLLPGGLLMGLLAPFVGRIFDRVGPRPLVIPGAIVMSAALWSMTVLDAQTALPVVIGIHMLLSAGLAFIMTPLMTSALGSLPTPLYSHGSAIFNTVQQLAGAAGTALFVTVMSNTAAARISDGATQLGGSEAGIHAAFLYGGAVSLVAVAASFFIRATGRKDVDEVAPVQPVH, from the coding sequence ATGACCACACCTGAGACCGACCACGCACCCGACGCGCAGCTCGCGCCGGGAAGCAAGTTGCTGATCGGCATCCTCGTCATCGCAGCGTTCGTCATGATCCTCAACGAGACGATCATGAGCGTGGCGCTCCCTACCCTGATGGTCGACCTGAGCATCACGGCAACGACGGCGCAGTGGCTCACCACCGGATTCCTGCTGACCATGGCCGTGGTCATTCCCATCACGGGGTATCTGTTCCAGAGATTCACGTTGCGTCAGGTCTTCGTGGCAGCGATGACGCTGTTCACCGTCGGCACGCTGCTCGCGGCATCCGCCCCGGGCTTCGAGCTGCTCCTGCTCGGACGCATCACCCAGGCCAGCGGCACGGCCATCATGTTGCCGTTGCTCATGACGACGGTGCTCACCGTCGTCCCTGCGCACAAGCGCGGCGCGATGATGGGAATCATCTCGATCGTCATCGCCGTCGCTCCGGCCGTCGGCCCGACGATCTCGGGAGTCATCCTCGATTCGCTGAACTGGCGTTGGATGTTCTGGCTCGTTCTCCCCATCGCACTGATCGCATTCGCGATCGGTACCACGCTGGTGAAGAACGTGACGCAAACCGGTCGGCCTTCGTTCGATCCCCCATCGGTGGTGTTGTCCGCGTTGGCGTTCGGCGGCATCGTCTACGGCCTGAGCAGCCTGGGACATTCGGCCGAAGAATCGGTGGTACCGGTATGGCTACCACTGGCGGTCGGTGTGATCGCACTGCTGGTGTTCGTGCTGCGTCAGATCTCGCGCCAGGACCGTGGCGGCGCACTGTTGGACATGCGACCGTTCCGCACCACCACGTTCAGCATCGGCCTCGGCATGATCGCGATCTCGATGATGGCCCTGTTCGGTGCGCTGATCCTGCTGCCGATGTACCTGCAGAACGTCCGCGGCCTCGACACACTCGACACCGGCCTGATGCTGCTCCCCGGCGGATTGCTGATGGGCCTGCTCGCTCCGTTCGTCGGCCGCATCTTCGACCGAGTCGGGCCGCGCCCGTTGGTGATTCCTGGAGCCATCGTGATGAGCGCCGCCCTGTGGTCGATGACCGTGCTCGACGCGCAGACCGCCCTGCCTGTGGTGATCGGCATCCACATGCTTCTCTCGGCGGGACTCGCCTTCATCATGACGCCACTGATGACATCGGCACTGGGTTCGCTGCCCACCCCGCTGTACTCGCACGGAAGCGCAATCTTCAACACGGTGCAGCAGTTGGCTGGCGCTGCCGGAACCGCGCTCTTCGTCACCGTGATGTCGAACACCGCGGCGGCCCGAATCTCCGACGGCGCAACCCAGCTCGGCGGTTCGGAGGCCGGCATCCATGCCGCGTTCCTCTACGGCGGTGCGGTATCTCTGGTGGCGGTGGCGGCGTCGTTCTTCATCCGCGCTACGGGACGCAAGGATGTCGACGAGGTCGCTCCCGTACAGCCGGTGCACTGA
- a CDS encoding dihydrolipoamide acetyltransferase family protein produces the protein MPTIKSFPLPDLGEGLTEADLLTWLVAVGDTIELNQNIAEVETAKAAVELPSPFAGVVAALHVSEGDTVEVGVPIIDIRVGGDDEGGAESEPAVPDVDMTVPAEDGDERVPVLVGYGVAKEGSSRRGGRGAAPATPTPTGRNGKPLAAPPVRKMAKDNAVDLAEVPATGSRGDVTREDVETYLKGEDPTEVRTPQRTGREERTPIKGVRKHTAEAMVRSAFTAPHVTEFVTVDVTETLTLLDSLRASAHFADVRLTPLALVAKAVLVALKSNPSLNSSWDETSQEIVTKHYVNLGIAAATPRGLMVPNIKDAHEKSLVDIARALSDLTRTAKEGKSSPADLADGTITITNVGVFGVDAGTPILNPGEAAILCFGSIRRMPWEHEGEIALRSVTTLSLSFDHRLVDGQQGSQFLALVGRLLSSPVDMIALG, from the coding sequence ATGCCCACCATCAAGAGCTTTCCGTTGCCCGACCTCGGGGAAGGACTCACCGAAGCCGATCTGCTGACCTGGCTCGTCGCCGTCGGTGACACCATCGAGCTGAATCAGAACATCGCCGAGGTCGAAACGGCCAAGGCCGCCGTCGAACTTCCCTCACCGTTCGCCGGGGTCGTTGCCGCCCTTCACGTGTCGGAGGGTGACACCGTCGAGGTCGGCGTACCGATCATCGACATCAGGGTCGGTGGCGACGACGAGGGCGGTGCCGAGTCGGAGCCTGCCGTTCCCGATGTGGACATGACGGTTCCCGCCGAAGACGGGGACGAGCGCGTTCCGGTTCTCGTCGGCTACGGCGTGGCGAAGGAAGGCTCCAGTCGACGCGGCGGCCGAGGTGCAGCACCGGCCACCCCGACACCGACCGGACGGAACGGGAAACCGCTGGCTGCGCCACCGGTACGAAAGATGGCCAAGGACAACGCCGTCGACCTGGCCGAGGTGCCCGCAACGGGAAGCCGTGGTGACGTCACGCGCGAAGACGTCGAGACCTACCTGAAGGGTGAGGACCCGACAGAGGTGCGGACCCCGCAACGGACCGGCCGCGAAGAACGGACCCCGATCAAGGGAGTCCGCAAACACACCGCGGAGGCGATGGTGCGCAGCGCGTTCACCGCTCCGCACGTCACCGAGTTCGTCACCGTCGACGTCACCGAAACTCTCACTCTGCTGGACTCCCTCCGTGCGTCCGCTCACTTCGCCGACGTTCGTCTGACCCCGCTGGCTCTGGTCGCCAAGGCGGTTCTCGTTGCGCTCAAATCGAATCCGTCGCTCAACTCCTCGTGGGACGAGACGAGTCAGGAGATAGTGACCAAGCATTACGTCAACCTCGGTATCGCCGCCGCAACTCCGCGCGGGTTGATGGTGCCGAACATCAAGGACGCTCACGAGAAGTCTCTGGTGGACATCGCCCGCGCACTGTCGGATCTGACGCGGACGGCCAAGGAAGGCAAGAGCAGTCCGGCCGATCTCGCCGACGGCACGATCACCATCACCAACGTCGGGGTCTTCGGAGTCGACGCCGGTACGCCGATCCTCAACCCCGGCGAGGCTGCCATCCTCTGTTTCGGCTCGATTCGCCGCATGCCGTGGGAGCACGAGGGCGAGATCGCACTACGGTCGGTGACGACACTGTCGCTCTCGTTCGACCATCGCCTCGTCGACGGGCAGCAAGGATCGCAGTTTCTCGCGCTCGTCGGCCGGTTGTTGAGCAGCCCGGTGGATATGATCGCGCTGGGCTGA